The sequence actcTTATTAATATAGGAATGCTATACTTTTTCTGCAGGAACACTGTACTAAATTTGggtggaagggaggggaaaagatAAGTCCGTTGATAATGAGAATCTGGGTGGGTACCATGGCCCCAAACACTTTATATAATCTTTGAGTCAGTTAAGATTTGGTATTGAAAAGATGCATGTCAGTTTTTTTACTTCCTATTTTCATACGGAATTTGATGTTTGTGAGGGTTATCTCATTCATTGTTTCTGTGCTTTAACATTTTGCATTGGGCACTGTTGAAGCtttctaaacatatttttcttttatgacattTTGGGTTATATGCCAGCCATGGTGAGCTCACCATGGGCATGATTATTACTTCTATCTCCCATGTATGGTTCACCCtttcttcttcaatattcccACTCAGTTTTTCATATttcacacgcatgcacacacgctTCCAGGTGATTTTAGAATGGAGATTTCTGAAGTTGTTGCTGTAGTTGTTTTCATAGCTccacaattcattttattttacatgtgaacatacttttaatatttttctccattaaaaaaataagataccaaatctaatgactttttttcccttttctgagtTTTTTCAATATCAGAATGAGATCCTGCTTTCTACGTAAAAGGATGCTAAAAAAGGGAATTTTTAGCAACTTAGGTATAGAACAATTGGTGATAACTCTGAGTATAAATTTTATAGTTGGTTATccttaaatttgaatattttaataatttggagAGATACATACTTTTTCATGGGAGTGgaatgaataagaaagaatttattgGAATCACTTAAGTGAGAAAATTCACTGATTTATGCAAAGTTTTCTGTTAAAATGTATCCATGTTTAAAtcatacattattattataatgtatgtataatatttctgggtttttaattgcaaattaactgaatttaaaccATTTGTAATAAGGTACACTATTAAACTAAAATGATCACTGCTATTATAATTACTGTTTCCATCTAGCTGCTTTAATTACCATAGAGaatttgcaatatatttttaagaaaagttgattttaatatttaggGAGTTATTTGATCCTAAAAACCTAAATTTAAGGCCTAGGCCATTTGATAGACtcttttcaaagagaaatttctTTATTATGGGTTAAGTGAAGATCATCTAAACTAGCATTATCATGTCAGGTAGAATTTCATAATGGAAAAACAGCCAAGAGAATAGTAAAAGATAATGGTTTTAAGCCAACAATTTGTCATCTTACAGCTGCTAAATTGACTACCAAGTTTTGATGTTGAATGGTCTAGGTAATTTATGTCTTTAGGAAAGCTTGAGTATGGTCATTTGTTAGaaatccttttctttaaaaaatttcatagttactcatgtatttttattttgtccctACATTACgtttggtatttgtatttttcttttcttttttcccctgatgTGCTTTGCTTTTGTGGAAAATTGTCTTGTTTGATAGGTAGAAACATGGTGGTGATCTTCGATgtaaaataaagttcatttttaaggACCAgatatattttactcattttggAATTGCaagatttttgaatttttcatgAAAGCATACTTTGTTTTGATGATTATTAACAATTTTCTTattgattaaaattttatagCATTTCATGGGGAAAACTTTAGCTAAGAATTTAATTGTCTTGATTTCGGGTGCACTTTAATAATTCAAGAGGCCTCCAAGTTCAAGGACCAAATCTTTATATTCTGGAGTTTTGAGAATCATGGAAGTACTCTTTTTAACATCTGTTTTAGTCTAAACTGGATTAAAACAGAAGGATCCTCAGAGGACTTAAGATGTCCTTATTGTGAAGTAGCAAACTTATGGGACAGATGACTTAATGTATTCACCTTGACTAGCTCAACCAGTTAGGAGTATCAGCTAATGAATTATTGGACACATGTTGGTATTGGGTCAAGCTCTCATTCAGCTGGAGTGGATTGGCAGTTTCCAGCGTAGGTAGTTGTTGGTGGCATTTGACCTACCTTCCTACCATatacatttggcttttttttttcccctcccatcctcctttttccttgtttctctctccatctttattCTTCTTGCCATAGGCCTGCCAGTGACACTCAAACTTACCCCTTTAAAGGGAAAGTGAAGAAATTGCTGGCTCCTGCCTTAGCACATGGCTAACCGATCTCAGAAAGATTTCTGTATAATGAGCTAATTGGGCAGTTTTTCTGACTGCTATTTTCCCCATAGTCTTAAGTTGGCAATCAGAAGAGCGGTGAAATTGTTAAGAAATTTGTGTATTGAAGAGAGTAAGAAGTATGTGTATTTTAGGTAAGTTACTGGGGGCTGATATTTACTGGTTTGGAAATTTGAGAGCAGAAAGGGAAGAACTGTTTAATGTGTTCATGAATGGGAGTGTGAGAGTTCTATAAGGGAATGATTTGAAGGTAAAGTGGGAGAAATTTTTATTGGAGGTAGGGAAAGATACTAAAATGGAGTCTTAAATGAGCGCTGTTTGCTAAGGACAATGAAGTTGATCTTCACTAATGAAGTTTCAATAAGCCAGAGAAAATGGGTCCCTTGTTGGTTATGAGAAAGCTGTTGGTCTGTAGCTAGATGTTATGATGATGATGCATTATACAAATCTGCTTTCAGGTGTAGGATATTTGCTTTTCTGGACAAATTAAATAGCACAATTGTGGAAGACAGCTTCTCTGGTCAAAGCTTGTTGGTACTGGGGACTTGCTATttcaagggaaagaagaaaatttcaaactttttcagttacaatttttaaattatcagaaatatttattatacagaCTATTTTCCTGGGCTCATGTTATACTGTAGTCTAGCTTTACTTTTCAAAAGGGTCCTTAGAGTAAATCATTTGATTTTACAGTTCACAAAGATCCATATCCTATCTTGATTTTACAGAACCTTGAGCCTTTGGTCCATATTAATTTCTTACAAAAGAGTAAACTAGGTAAAAACACTAAACTGCAATTTTAGgtatcttttccatttcttttacatttgcaGTCCCATGTTTTAAGACTGTAGACCTTATGAAACCCTCTATAAtactatatttttcaatttagaCAATGTACCCCCTTAAGCTCAAATTTCTGTTTGTATTTCCACTTTCTCTGttactttaaaattatgtaattccCCAGTGTTTTTAGTGGTGGCatatgattttaatataatttagtgTATCTTGGAAGTTCTTATGTTCTTTGTAGGATGAACTGATAGTATTTAGATTTCTGTTCCCAGTATCCCAggaacatttttaattatttaagataaagaattgctgtaatattttgttttatagattataTAATTCAAGTGTATTTGGACTCCTTTTTAGTTTAATATGGACTTCTTTTCAGTGATTCtgacattatttatttcattgtaccCAAATCCGTATACATTAGTGATAAAATTTCTTAGCTAAAAAAAGAGGTTTTGATTTTGTATCTggaaagtaactttttttttttacaaagtcaaGTTCATTAACAatagagttatttttattataatttattttttagagttagCACTTAGTATGCTTTTCCCATCTTAccaattttaaattatgatacaATTACATTCTATAACTTATTGAAGTCTGTGTAAAGCCTTCTAAAATAGCCCCTCACTTAggaactgttttttaaaaagtgaattccCAAACCTACTCAAGAACCAGTGATTTAAATGACTGCCTTTGAAAGGCTTCCTTGAGTCTAGTCAATGGAGATAAATGATAGCCCATTTCCATGCTGCATACAGTTGTTAGGGTTTATAAAGTTATCAATATGTAAAAGTGCAAAAGCAGGAAAGATGTAAAGTTGCCTATaaaatttctagttttcattATTTGCACTATTTATCTTTGCACTTGATTTTTTGAAAGTTAAGACTAGTcactttcacttttgtttctagtcttttctaatttcttacaGAATTGTTTTCAATATCCCACCCAAAGCAAAACTTATATGCAATTAAATATGCTTTATAAGtccaagaaaatatttcttagtgTTAGCTATGTAGAACAAAAAATTTGTTTTGATAAAGTTTTTAATATGGGCCTTTATTTGCCAATATAATCCTTTATAAATGTGAGCTTTATTAAACTATTTGAATAGATAAAGTGAAAGCTTAGggtagaaaatacatatatatgtgtgtgtatatgaaacAATGTCTTGGAGATCCAGCTTCCAGCCTGAGATGGCCTGGTTTCGGAGTGTTGATTTGTTGTCACTGAAGTCAATGAGCTCTGAGTCTAGCCGAGTATTGGCTTAAAAAGCTGGAAGTGAAGTGGGTGGCAAATGACAGCTCCCTCTTTCATGTAGTTTTCCATAATGCTCATAGAGTTTCATCATGGTCTATGTGATATAACTGGTATTGAAATAATTACGTTAAATGAATATTCCTTTTTGGAATTCAAGGTTCACTCACTTTTTGAGGGGGGGAGGGTGGCAAGGGATAAGAGACTTTATTTTAACTAAGAAGCATTCTTATAACCTCAAGATGTGCTCTAGGAAGAATAGGAGAACAAAATGTGTACCTGTGAACATATTTTTTGTCTTAGTGAGATTGTATAACACAGTGTTCaaaattgcaaaaaaagaaaaaagtcaatagtTTTGTCAATAGAACAAATACGTTTtggttaaaattaatttttgtaagttattatttcattttatattccctttcccATATCCTTTTGGGCTCTTCATACTTAAAACTAACAAGTGAGAGGCCTGTCTTTAGATCTGGTTTATTTTTGGAATGCCTGAGTGTGTTTCTCaatgggaggggggtgggggcagaggatgGTGTTTTAATTCTTGACATGCTCTTCTCAGCATGTTTTGGTGGTCATTCTGGATCTCATGTTTGCAAATTCTGTTGATAATTCAGTGATGTATTGAAATGAGTAAGTCCTCTATGACATAGTGTGAATGTTTGTGGCTGGCCTTTATTGTAGAACCTTGTGGTTTTGTGTTGAATTGGGATAGAAAGTTAAACTTCCTTTGTTCAAATTTTAGGTTTCTCTAGTGGAATTGTGCCTGGTAATTGTCTAACTATGGACCAATTTTGGGGAATGATGATTGACAAATGTATATTTGACTCTAGATAATCTTTTACCCAAAATCGTAAATTAAAGGCTTATTGTATTAGAATTATCTTAAGTTTTAGATTGTCAGATCTTTTAAATGTGGATGTTGATCAGCATTATGTTTATGAATTTcctgagggaaaagagaaaaattcaatcTCCAAACCTTTTCTTGGAGACTAAACTTACCAtatgtgcaaaatgaaaatattttagaaagtggCTTTGCTTATTTAATGGAGTTTAATCAgcttaattaattatttttcctagGTTGAAGCACTTATTTCCCAAAtttgaataaagggaaaagatcAGTAATTTGGCCCCTTTTTTTTGAGGCCATTTTTAGTTTTCTGCCCCCATTTCCCAGCCCTAGTGTAAAATGAATTACGGGTATCCCTCTAAGTCCCTGTAACCCCTTTTTGAGATCACAGATACCTTTGATAATCTGATGAAAGTGATGGACCCtctccccagaaaaaaaaaatgcacatacacCAATAATTTTCCATACAACCTCAGGGGCATCACACATCTGAAACCCAAGTTAAGGATCTCTGCTCTGAGTCAACTCtatagtaaaaaaattaattcaattaattaatgaaattaagaaCTATTGGCTTAAAACATTTCAGATTGGAATTATTGTGAGATGGTGGCCCCTACTAGCAAAATGTGACATTGCAACCAGCTTTGTTAGACatccagacagaaggaaaaaggaagcaatGTTCGAGAGCTATTTATAAGGAGTCAGGGCATCTCTAGATGTGGGAGCCATTCCTGGTTCAAGGCAGGGGTCAGGGTGCCTGACAGCTTCTGGCAGGGTAGAGTTTGATAAACCACAATGCTCAGGATGCCAAGGGGTTAACCATTATCTTAACCCCTTCCTCACCAAAAGATTTTAGTTTtgtctattagaaaaaaagatgtcactgggaaaaaaaaaagatttgccttACAACTTTGCTGGAACACATCAGTTCAGTGACGTACGGGACACCAGTATTATTTGTGAGAAGGTACATAAAACCAAAGTAAATTATTCTCTATGTAGAACATTATTTACTAGTAACATTTGTTTGGATGTATTAGCTTTGACAATTTTTGCCAGTAaatattggttttatttaaaactggGAATCCAGTTTATAAATAGAATAGTTGTTGTATCTGTCCTTTCCCCTATGTAAAGAATAGTTTAAAGATTTATGCatactttttacttttctctcttaatGCCATGGAGTTGGGGGGGCGGGCGCGTGAGGGGAGATCTTTGAGTCAACTGACAAAATGTCttctccaaatttaaaaattgagaaacagCACTTTAAGTCTAACTTTACACCATTTTAATGCATGTATTAGTTTTCATAATGATTTTTGGTGCATGCCTTTGGGCTTCTTCAAAAGTGTATAATAGGAAAGTGTATTTCCTTTCTTagaaaggagatttttttctactttgcaaCTTGTGATTACAAAAATCTTCCTCTGTGGGAAGATTAACCATGTATTGAACTActgaaaagtatatatttttagatatacaGAAGGAATCTACATGGAGCAGCATTCAGACCTATATAGAAGTCATAGCATTCTGTATAGGaccaaaaaggaaataacattaaACACTTAAACAGACTTTGTTGGGTAGAAATACCTTTAGATCTTGCATTgacttccaaaaagaaaataccacagaAGTTTGCTGAAAACTTTTGTTGTTTGAATTTTCTCTGTCAGTGTATTTAGCCCAAATACAACAGCTTTGGGTTAACACatacataagaataaaaaaaacaaaaagcaaaaaaacacaaaactagcTAAATAGATCAGTCTGGTTTGCCAATCCAGCTTGACTAAGTAAACTAATCACTTGGAACATGAAAAACTGTCCAACTCCTCTAAGGTTTTGACAAAATAACCTTGGCTGATGTGGGAAGATACCCACTTTGATTTCTGACCTGACAGTGAAGATTCATGCTTGACATGATTTCAAACCTGACAGTGTCTGTTTAAGGAGCTATGGTACAGTTTGCTAATTCAATCCCAGATACCTGTTGATTACCTGTGAGATCTAGAGTCCAAAGTAGCCAGCAGCCATATCCCGGAGTGCTCTGTGCCCATCAGATCTCTTAAAGTAAAGCAGGGTTGGGACAGGTCAGGTCACAGCTCAGATGAGTGACCTCAGGTGCTGTGGACAGCCCCAGATTCAAGAATTGTATCTCTTTTCTTGGGAGTCATCACTGAACTAATGTCCCACATAGTGTTACTTACTGTAGATGCTCTCTCTTGGAGGAAGCCCAGAGCATACATCCTAGTCGCTTGTGGTACTCAGAGAGGGGGTGCTAACTCTGAGGCCCTGGCCAAATTCCAGTTTAGGGATGTGGGTCTTCTTCTTGCCATTCTAATTGGAAATGTGCATCGCTTCCCATTTTCCCTGTTGACCTCAGTGCAAACTGCATTAGTCTGTTTCTTTGCCCTGGTCCCAAGTAAGATGCTGGTGTGTATTATATGGGCCAAGTTCATGCCTTATCTTAATGCACAGGAGTTGAGGAAGGAGTGAGCAAATCAAAGTGTCCTGTAGTGAGAGGGGAACTCTTGTGATGCTTTGGAGGTGAAGCAGGGCCCTTTTAGCATAAGTTGGGGAATATGCACTGGCGGAGGCTTCCAACCATGAGGTGTGAATTGAAACCTATCTCCCTCTTTTCTTACAGCATGTTGAGAAAAATCTGTTGGGTTTTCAGCAGTCAGGGAAGGCCGGAGTTCTGCAGCTTTAATCTGGGTAACTGAGGCTGGTTGGGGCAAGACTTCGGTTAATTAACTGGGTTCTCAGATGCCACAGACTCCGTGAAAAGTCACCATTATTTTCAATGGTTGTGATAGAATTTCCCCCCGGTAGccattattttaagattatattgCAGAGTTGCTTTATTTGAGCTTTTCATGTATACACAATcccaaactggaagaaataattaaaaaaaaaaaaaaaaaaaggaatcctgcTGTGAAAGGTATATATTGCTCTAGATTTTTCTTACTGTAAATATTGTAAGATTGTAATACTGTCAATATTTTATTAACCAACAAATGTTAATCTATGTGAATTCAGACTTATTTTAAATGTGCTTCTTATTTACTGTGTGTGGTCCCTGTTGCTGACAGTATTAAGTTATATTCTGATGTAAGATTAACTTTATTAAAGAATGTAAACATTAATGTTTCCTTATGGGAAAACaaataaagtataaagaagacaattcttttcattaaaatatactgTGTATTTACACTTGCTAGACCCAGCACCACTTATAAATTTAGTACACTGTTCAGAATTTTAGTTAACACAGCTGACATGGTTGTGCACTGTTTGAAAGTCTAAGAGTAGGTATTGTTGGAATATAAAGTTTGTATTTGTCTGCTGTGAATCATAATCTTGAAATTTCTAATCaagtttgtaaaatttttatagtaaaacattttaatgacaatttaaaaatttacttctctAAAGAATGGTCAAAACAGTATCCTTTCAAATATAGAATTGTTCTTTAATATCTTTCCAAACTGACTTTGGTTAAATGGACCAGATGTATATTAGTTAAAATTTAGGCCAAAGTTGTGATATTCTTTGAGTTTACAAGTTAATCCTTATTGGAGATGTGCCAATTATACAGTAGAATACCATTAATTTGCACTGTTTGAGGACCCCATTAAGAATGCTGAATTTTGCCAACTAAGAAGTAAgcaaatgcaatttaaaaaataaatttgagcaTTCTgtattaaatatgtgcagttatTATCACATGAAGAAGCGCAGTGTGTCGGGCTGTAATATAACCATACTTGCTGTCATGTGCTCCCATCTCAGTGCTGGGAACTCACCATGTGGAAACCAAGCAAATGTGTTGTGCATCAGCCGGCTTGAGTTTGTTCAATATCAAAGCTGAAACTAGCGAGGTCTGCTGTACTGCTTATTGAAGTATTGTGATTCTTTTAGGCATTGATTCTTACAAAATATATACTGTAACAGTATACTTTGtacagatttaaattttatttgaaaaaaatgaaataaagtaggcaaaaaaataaagatgtttatttttcatgtgaCTATATAAACAGATCAGTCTTTTGTTTCAGTGTCTTTGGGGGGATCTGGttgctcttgcttttttttttatgtaaaccaTTTTTAGGATTCAGTAACAGGCATACTTGCTTGATCGTTAACTGGCTGCAAGCTTTAGTGTGCTCTCTCACAGTGGAAAActctactttctattttattttaaaacacatttatttattctaaagattttatgtgaATGAC comes from Canis lupus familiaris isolate Mischka breed German Shepherd chromosome 2, alternate assembly UU_Cfam_GSD_1.0, whole genome shotgun sequence and encodes:
- the LOC119876067 gene encoding IgA-inducing protein; this encodes MCSYYHMKKRSVSGCNITILAVMCSHLSAGNSPCGNQANVLCISRLEFVQYQS